The Vanessa atalanta chromosome 2, ilVanAtal1.2, whole genome shotgun sequence genome has a segment encoding these proteins:
- the LOC125073858 gene encoding uncharacterized protein LOC125073858 has product MKLLLVIALCGFVTAAPNVQKHEVIVVDNLPNEIENQNWMVDILINQLINIIRSFINNGIGIIGIPPLDPLTLDNFHLDIPAGLINLDLQLENILVAGLGSFVVHKSKLDLKDLSFDVDVSVPRLEIKAGLYNLTGDLLTAIPIYGEGKAEFIVEDFRIKATFFLKQSDDEKSVIIDRIEGATFEIPSFKSNLDGAIGGGDIDAIVNAIVEEVLVDYVIRFRGAISNIATLLIIVIGNPILELFDTWQFIASLLPRA; this is encoded by the exons atgaaattattgttagttATCGCATTGTGCGGTTTTGTGACAGCCGCCCCCAATGTCCAGAAACATGAAGTTATTGTCGTGG acaacCTGCCAAATGAGATAGAGAATCAGAACTGGATGGTAGATATTCTAATTAATCAGTTGATCAACATTATTCGTTCGTTCATCAATAATGGCATCGGAATCATTGGCATCCCACCACTGGATCCTCTGACTCTAGACAACTTCCATTTAGATATCCCTGCTGGGCTTATCAA CCTAGATTTGCAGTTAGAAAACATCCTAGTAGCCGGCTTGGGCAGTTTTGTGGTTCACAAAAGCAAACTCGATTTGAAAGATCTCTCATTTGATGTCGACGTGTCTGTACCTCGACTGGAGATCAAGGCTG GGCTATACAATCTAACTGGAGACCTGTTGACCGCAATTCCTATTTACGGAGAAGGAAAAGCCGA GTTTATCGTCGAGGATTTTAGAATAAAGGCtacatttttcttaaaacaGTCAGATGACGAAAAATCTGTAATAATCGATCGGATTGAAGGAGCAACATTTGAAATTCCTTCTTTTAAG TCAAATTTGGATGGAGCAATCGGCGGAGGTGACATAGACGCTATTGTGAACGCGATCGTGGAAGAAGTTCTCGTGGACTACGTGATTCGCTTCCGTGGTGCCATCTCCAACATTGCGACTCTGCTGATCATCGTCATCGGAAATCCTATTTTAGAACTTTTTGATACCTGGCAATTCATCGCCTCTCTCCTACCTCgcgcataa